Proteins encoded together in one Ipomoea triloba cultivar NCNSP0323 chromosome 4, ASM357664v1 window:
- the LOC116017207 gene encoding protein pns1 — MGASEPVVERENEEREAQRDAERGEMGFQAGGSYNYYPPAAPAPEGGGGGGFHMGRMQRLSATNPLRLVMESAIRVASPSPPQPPRRSHPPPPQPPRPSPSPSHPPIPSPSPPPQPSPSPPPHISPSPSPPPPPSSQPRSIPTVTVTPQQRAVTTLNSRAYTNKFSLFLFLLHLVAAVGLVGFLVFKGVEGLIEAGDAKIKEERLLRYFLPQVVGASFLSITLALLWQKGFRMWPRFMVHFILWSSFIFTLAAGILLICFQRPATDGLGVVFIFFAIGNGLYSCWVTPRTGFFCDIMIKALEPVPKFGDLNEPTYWMLGAGFVWMLLWVLAVIGAINFYFPPLIIIAMVVSMAWITEVMRNVVNLTVSRVVALYYLRGMQSRTKFCFQRALSNNLGSACLGSLFVPTIEALRIVARGLNLLEGEDEFMFCCARCGLKVMDSIFKRGNGWAYVQIAAYGKSFVKASQDTWELFQMREMEQIVDSDMTSAICFLTGICSGSICAIVVAAWTATVYRNFTATLSFLAAYIGYLLTRIAMAVPQACVGCYYVCYAESPESRLFDKTIHDRIISIKEGHDMVVPTPRVPGRFARQFR; from the exons ATGGGCGCCTCGGAACCT gtGGTTGAGAGAGAGAATGAAGAAAGAGAAGCACAGAGAGATGCGGAGAGAGGAGAGATGGGTTTTCAGGCGGGAGGGAGTTACAACTACTACCCAccggcggcgccggcgccggaggggggtggtggtggtggttttCACATGGGGAGAATGCAAAGGCTGAGTGCTACAAACCCTCTTCGGCTTGTAATGGAAAGTGCCATTAGAGTTGCTTCACCTTCTCCTCCTCAACCGCCTCGCCGTTctcatcctcctcctcctcaacCGCCTCgcccttctccttctccttcccACCCTCCTATCCCTTCTCCTTCTCCGCCGCCTCAACCTTCCCCCTCTCCGCCGCCTCACATTTCAccttctccttctcctcctcctcccccgTCTTCCCAGCCGCGCTCCATCCCTACCGTCACGGTTACCCCCCAA CAACGTGCAGTGACAACACTGAATTCAAGAGCATACACAAACAAGTTTTCTCTGTTTCTGTTTCTTCTGCATCTGGTAGCGGCTGTAGGGCTAGTGGGATTTCTTGTATTCAAGGGGGTTGAAGGCCTAATAGAAGCAGGggatgctaagatcaaagaggaAAGGTTATTGAGGTATTTTCTGCCACAGGTGGTGGGTGCTAGTTTTCTTAGCATAACACTGGCACTCTTGTGGCAGAAGGGGTTTAGAATGTGGCCTAGATTCATGGTCCATTTCATACTTTGGAGCTCTTTTATCTTCACTCTAGCAGCTGGAATCCTCCTAATTTGCTTTCAAAGACCCGCCACAGATGGATTAGGGgttgttttcattttctttgcGATAGGGAATGGGTTGTACTCGTGTTGGGTCACACCAAGAACAGGGTTCTTTTGTGATATCATGATCAAGGCCCTCGAACCGGTTCCCAAATTTGGGGACTTGAATGAGCCTACTTATTGGATGCTTGGGGCTGGGTTTGTTTGGATGTTGTTGTGGGTTTTGGCGGTTATTGGGGCCATAAATTTCTACTTCCCACCACTGATAATCATTGCAATGGTAGTGAGCATGGCTTGGATCACGGAGGTGATGAGGAACGTGGTGAACTTGACTGTTAGTAGGGTGGTCGCCCTGTATTACCTTAGGGGAATGCAATCTCGTACTAAGTTTTGCTTCCAACGAGCTTTGTCTAACAACCTCGGAAGCGCCTGCCTTGGCTCTCTCTTCGTGCCCACCATTGAGGCTCTCAGGATTGTGGCACGCGGGTTGAATTTGCTCGAGGGAGAAGATGAGTTCATGTTTTGCTGCGCTCGCTGTGGCCTGAAAGTCATGGACTCCATCTTCAAGCGTGGCAATGGCTGGGCCTATGTTCAG ATTGCTGCTTATGGGAAAAGTTTCGTGAAAGCCTCGCAAGACACTTGGGAGCTATTTCAGATGCGGGAAATGGAGCAGATTGTCGATTCTGACATGACGAGTGCCATTTGCTTCCTCACCGGAATATGCAGTGGGTCCATCTGTGCGATCGTGGTGGCTGCTTGGACAGCCACCGTGTACAGGAACTTCACGGCCACCCTGTCGTTCTTGGCAGCCTACATAGGATACCTTTTG ACAAGGATTGCCATGGCTGTGCCACAAGCTTGTGTGGGATGTTACTATGTCTGCTACGCTGAGAGCCCCGAGAGCAGGTTGTTTGACAAAACGATCCACGACCGCATAATTTCGATAAAAGAGGGGCACGATATGGTTGTGCCAACCCCTAGGGTCCCCGGTCGATTTGCAAGGCAGTTCAGATAA